In a genomic window of Macadamia integrifolia cultivar HAES 741 unplaced genomic scaffold, SCU_Mint_v3 scaffold1688, whole genome shotgun sequence:
- the LOC122064577 gene encoding receptor like protein 22-like has product MSWWCFLIVFLFSFQTCFLSSPSAQLCLHDEKFALLQFKQKHYAVNSYSDYYHPLESWNKPNTDCCYWEGITCNGTTGHVVGLDLPDSSLNGSIHSNSTLFHLRHLRMLNLFWNQFDYFAPSGFDKLSRLTHLNFSGNSFSGQIPSQIAQLTDLVSLDLSSNNFGGQIPSEISQLTKLVFLDLSDNNYNSISQLEIPNLRAFVQNLSRLRELRLDGVDLSDKKNRDWCRHLSSALPNLHVLSMRNCSLTDPLDASISNLRFLSELYLSENQDISSTVPSSLVNLTSLTVLSLYQCGFHGDFPSNVFLQPNLIQIDLSGNPLLSVQLPEFPQVNNSSLQYLDASSTKFQRKFLSSIGNLKFLKELYLWGCNLSGPIPPSLANLTNLASLDLMSNNLSGQIPSFFRGSFSNLEYLLLGENLLQGPIYSYLFSHSLPSLSLLDLSENQFSGVIINEEPNHNISSFYSPHVLSKSKATPLLVDLSFNDFGHMVEDTNHSYDGRHNFVNTSRIQGLVMISCNISQIPEFFRNRKELDWLYLSSHRISKFPDFLRDLKSLRHLSFSSNRIDGAIPKWIWQFQNLSYLDLSNNSLTGLELPLPPNSHSFNIEHLDLDSNKIQDCLPTAPCSSQTFNQSNSDQFVSPILGNLTSLLSKATFYFSISNNKLTGKIPLSICNARNLDILDLSNNQLSGTIPTCLASSTNLEVLNLESNKLHGPIPPTFKNGCILHTLKLNNNTLQGKVPRSLGNCKELKVLDIGYNQLNGSFPYWFENLSELHVLVMRSNNFGGSIGQLSHVDSPFPSLHVVDLSFNAFTGDLPWQYILHWKAMMTVENNSDLNYLYFQAKSNPSSYYLDTVAIAYKGLYLEMPGILTTLITIDLSNNYFKGEIPDTLGNLKALKVLNLSGNSLTGQIPFSLGNLSELESLDLSRNKLSGKIPRQLTSLTFLSVLNVSYNNLVGGIPQGSQFDTFSNASYEGNAGLCGLPLSRKCGITEKALPPASTSQQNDDSTSLLDWKFVVAGYCSGLIIGLVAGQQLFWRNNRYFGFIFRIKGSKQKKGLKKKHHNRRK; this is encoded by the coding sequence ATGTCATGGTGGTGTTTCCTCATCGTCTTCTTGTTTTCGTTTCAAACttgtttcctttcttctccttctgccCAATTATGTCTTCACGATGAGAAGTTTGCTCTGCTACAATTTAAGCAAAAGCACTATGCTGTCAATTCATATTCAGATTACTACCATCCTCTCGAGTCCTGGAATAAGCCCAATACTGATTGCTGCTACTGGGAAGGCATCACTTGCAATGGCACCACTGGTCATGTAGTTGGCCTTGACCTCCCTGATTCATCACTCAATGGTTCTATCCACTCCAATAGCACCCTCTTTCATCTTCGTCACCTTCGAATGCTTAACCTCTTTTGGAATCAATTCGACTACTTTGCTCCATCCGGGTTTGATAAACTCTCCAGGTTAACACATCTCAACTTTTCTGGTAACTCTTTTTCTGGACAAATTCCATCACAGATAGCACAACTCACAGATTTGGTTTCTCTTGATCTTTCTTCGAACAATTTTGGGGGCCAAATCCCATCTGAAATCTCACAACTGACCAAGTTGGTTTTCCTTGACCTCTCTGACAACAATTATAATAGTATTTCCCAACTTGAAATCCCTAATTTGAGAGCATTTGTTCAAAACCTATCTAGGTTGAGAGAATTGCGTCTTGATGGGGTGGACTTgtcagataaaaaaaatagagattggTGTCGTCACTTGTCATCCGCACTCCCTAATCTTCATGTGCTATCGATGAGGAATTGTTCACTTACAGACCCCTTGGATGCATCCATCTCAAACCTTCGTTTCCTTTCGGAGCTCTACCTTAGTGAGAACCAAGATATCTCTTCCACAGTACCCAGTTCTTTGGTGAACCTCACTTCTTTGACTGTCCTTAGTCTCTACCAATGTGGATTCCATGGAGATTTTCCGAGCAATGTTTTCCTTCAACCTAACCTGATACAGATTGACTTATCTGGTAATCCTCTCCTCTCAGTTCAGTTGCCTGAATTTCCCCAAGTCAACAACAGTTCTCTTCAATATCTGGATGCTAGCAGCACGAAATTCCAACGGAAGTTTCTAAGTTCAATTGGAAATCTCAAGTTTTTGAAGGAATTATATCTCTGGGGTTGCAACTTGTCTGGACCAATCCCACCTTCTCTTGCAAACCTTACAAACCTTGCAAGTTTAGATCTCATGTCGAATAATCTCAGTGGTCAAATTCCTTCCTTTTTCAGGGGTAGCTTTTCCAATCTTGAGTATTTATTGTTGGGGGAAAATTTACTCCAAGGGCCAATCTATTCTTATTTGTTTTCACACTCACTCCCATCATTGAGTTTGCTGGACTTGTCTGAAAATCAATTCAGTGGGGTCATAATAAATGAGGAGCCTAATCACaacatttcttctttttatagtCCACATGTACTTTCCAAAAGTAAAGCAACACCTCTGTTAGTGGACCTTTCATTCAATGACTTTGGCCACATGGTAGAAGATACAAATCATTCCTACGATGGCCGCCACAACTTTGTCAACACTAGTCGAATTCAGGGATTGGTGATGATATCTTGCAATATTAGTCAAATCCCAGAATTCTTTAGGAACCGAAAGGAATTGGATTGGCTATACCTTTCTTCCCATAGAATTAGCAAATTCCCAGACTTCCTTAGGGACCTAAAGTCATTGCGTCATCTAAGTTTCTCTAGTAATAGAATTGATGGTGCAATACCCAAATGGATATGGCAATTTCAGAATTTGTCATATCTAGACCTTTCTAATAACTCCTTGACAGGTCTGGAATTGCCATTACCACCTAATAGTCACTCCTTCAACATTGAGCATCTTGATCTTGACTCAAATAAGATACAAGACTGTCTTCCAACAGCTCCATGCTCTTCACAGACATTCAATCAATCTAACAGTGATCAGTTTGTGTCTCCAATCTTAGGGAATCTCACATCCCTTCTCTCTAAAGCGACTTTCtacttttcaatttcaaataacAAATTAACTGGAAAAATCCCTTTGTCAATCTGCAATGCAAGGAATCTAGATATTTTGGATTTATCCAATAACCAGTTGAGTGGCACCATTCCAACATGCCTTGCCAGTAGCACCAATTTGGAGGTACTAAATTTGGAGAGCAACAAATTACATGGACCGATTCCTCCTACTTTCAAAAATGGATGCATTCTACATACACTCAAGCTCAACAATAATACACTTCAAGGAAAAGTTCCAAGATCACTGGGCAACTGCAAGGAGCTGAAGGTGTTAGATATTGGGTACAACCAGTTGAATGGTAGCTTCCCATATTGGTTTGAAAATCTCTCTGAATTGCATGTTCTTGTCATGAGATCTAACAACTTTGGTGGTTCCATTGGACAACTTTCCCATGTTGATTCTCCCTTCCCAAGTCTACATGTCGTTGATCTCTCTTTCAATGCTTTTACGGGAGACTTACCGTGgcaatatattcttcattggAAGGCAATGATGACTGTTGAGAATAATTCAGATTTGAATTACCTCTACTTTCAAGCAAAGTCTAATCCCAGTAGTTACTATCTAGACACAGTTGCTATTGCGTACaagggactatacttggaaatgccAGGAATTTTAACCACCCTCATCACCATAGATCTATCCAACAACTACTTCAAAGGAGAGATTCCAGATACTTTGGGCAATTTAAAAGCACTTAAGGTCCTCAACTTGTCAGGAAATAGCCTCACAGGTcaaattccattttccttggGGAATCTAAGCGAACTCGAGTCGTTAGATCTTTCAAGAAACAAACTTTCAGGAAAAATCCCAAGGCAATTGACAAGTTTGACCTTCCTTTCAGTCTTGAATGTATCATATAATAATCTCGTAGGAGGTATACCACAAGGGAGCCAATTTGACACATTTTCAAATGCTTCCTATGAGGGAAATGCAGGTCTATGTGGGTTGCCTTTGTCAAGGAAGTGTGGAATAACTGAGAAAGCATTACCTCCAGCATCAACGTCCCAACAAAATGATGATTCAACAAGTCTACTTGATTGGAAATTTGTCGTAGCTGGGTATTGCTCTGGTTTAATAATTGGACTGGTTGCAGGACAACAATTGTTTTGGAGAAACAACCGATACTTTGGATTTATTTTCAGAATCAAAGGATCCAAGCAGAAGAAAGGATTAAAGAAGAAACACCACAACAGAAGGAAATGA